A genomic segment from Necator americanus strain Aroian chromosome III, whole genome shotgun sequence encodes:
- a CDS encoding hypothetical protein (NECATOR_CHRIII.G11125.T1), producing MNSVGHLFMGGVVRIDSCESHLFVSSSIEEIVFEGLTGHLDAAFLLDADIRLINIRDSILEYETDDANRGIAVPQQTKSTSKRHNSAVFYNVSVNLLVPDLLAHFGHVTFFNSSITRVRPNQRSQVKYLRNDLIITFLSTNLRNIDSYAFSNISAHILNITNSVIGKINRFVASGATFEHIYITNTEVKVLDEQVFAHSQIKRFEVAGGQVDHILSSAFQFSRVEEMFIDSSRINILDKHAFNGSRIHTLSISKTTVNNVKSEPFDGSQITSLRISNCSFCGTPAREVFSGLTPNRLAVVNSTFDCNPSDCEMNAMLLKPSRHELFWYFENNKCRTQLIDDNKNVPMCVQHSVFLQSGLSCRLSWALADCVCTASTATLPKVNATVVVVGDCEHLSIADSEASPIALYLFRISKCDVLKVPSAIKTMKIYHSNAVLHQGAMANNQFTSLSLSHANIYKVARKAISNISVEELTVKDSFLSNWHMEAVTASWIKHATFTDSQIGDLRSLLQATAHLRIQNSVMFSGDGLPSMRSVHLNNNTVLCCCGNEGSNCENDLSMRQNCTRHFGSFTCSVGSMHGTILVIVAYFVYTVVFL from the exons ATGAACAGCGTTGGCCATTTATTCATGGGAGGTGTGGTGCGAATTGACAGCTGCGAAAGTCATCTGTTTGTTTCTTCATCCATAGAGGAAATCGTGTTTGAGGGTCTGACTGGCCACCTAGACGCAGCCTTTCTTCTTGATGCAGATATTCGTCTTATTAATATTCGTGATTCTATTTTGGAGTACGAGACAGACGATGCAAATCGAGGTATAGCGGTACCACAACAGACCAAATCAACGTCGAAGCGACACAACTCTGCCGTCTTTTACAACGTATCCGTGAATCTGTTGGTACCAGATCTGCTGGCACACTTCGGACAT GTTACTTTTTTCAACTCCTCTATCACCCGAGTGCGACCAAATCAGAGATCGCAAGTGAAGTACCTCCGCAATGACTTAATTATAACATTTTTGAGTACAAATCTCAGAAATATCGACTCGTATGCATTCAGCAACATTTCTGCGCACATTCTGAACATAACGAATAGCGTCATCGGGAAGATCAACCGTTTTGTGGCTTCGGGAGCAACATTCGAGCATATTTACATCACCAACACAGAAGTTAAAGTACTCGACGAACAAGTGTTCGCACACTCGCAAATCAAAAGATTTGAAGTTGCTGGAGGGCAAGTCGATCACATCCTTTCATCAGCTTTCCAATTCTCGCGTGTGGAGGAGATGTTTATTGATTCGTCTCGAATCAATATCTTGGATAAGCATGCATTTAATGGCAGTCGAATTCATACTCTCAGTATATCAAAAACTACTGTGAACAACGTGAAGTCCGAACCGTTTGATGGCTCGCAG ATAACCAGTCTGCGTATTTCAAACTGCAGTTTCTGCGGGACTCCAGCCCGGGAAGTCTTCTCAGGGCTCACCCCCAATCGTCTCGCTGTTGTCAATTCCACTTTTGATTGCAATCCGTCTGACTGCGAAATGAATGCGATGCTGCTGAAGCCGTCTCGCCACGAGCTGTTTTggtattttgaaaataacaaatgtCGCACGCAGCTCATTGATGACAACAAGAATGTTCCGATGTGTGTGCAACATTCAGTATTTCTGCAGTCCGGCTTGAGTTGTCGGTTAAGTTGGGCACTAGCCGATTGTGTTTGTACGGCATCAACCGCAACCCTTCCAAAGGTTAACGCCACAGTAGTGGTAGTTGGCGACTGCGAGCACTTGAGCATAGCTGATTCTGAAGCCTCTCCCATTGCATTGTATCTCTTTAGAATAAGTAAGTGCGATGTGTTAAAAGTCCCAAGTGCGatcaaaacaatgaaaatatacCATTCGAATGCAGTGCTTCACCAAGGTGCGATGGCAAATAATCAGTTCACGTCGTTGTCACTTTCTCATGCGAATATCTACAAAGTAGCTCGGAAAGCGATCAGTAACATCAGTGTTGAGGAACTGACAGTGAaagattcatttctttctaactggCACATGGAAGCGGTAACGGCAAGTTGGATAAAGCATGCAACTTTCACAGATTCTCAAATCGGTGATCTACGGTCGCTTCTCCAGGCAACTGCACATTTACGAATTCAAAACAGCGTGATGTTCAGCGGTGATGGCTTACCGTCAATGAGGAGTGTCCACCTCAACAACAACACTGTGCTTTGTTGTT